In Kangiella koreensis DSM 16069, a single window of DNA contains:
- a CDS encoding YbaB/EbfC family nucleoid-associated protein, whose amino-acid sequence MFGKGGLGNMMKQAQQMQEKMQQAQEEIGNLEVTAEAGAGMVKVTMTGRHDVKRVEIDPSLMEDDKDLLEDLVAAAVNAAVRKVEETTKARMAEVTKGMNLPPGMNLPF is encoded by the coding sequence ATGTTTGGTAAAGGTGGTTTGGGCAACATGATGAAACAAGCCCAACAAATGCAGGAAAAAATGCAGCAAGCTCAGGAAGAAATTGGCAATCTTGAAGTAACTGCAGAAGCAGGCGCAGGCATGGTTAAAGTAACTATGACTGGGCGCCATGACGTTAAGCGCGTCGAAATTGACCCAAGCTTGATGGAAGATGATAAAGATCTTCTCGAAGATTTGGTTGCCGCAGCAGTCAATGCCGCAGTACGCAAAGTTGAAGAGACGACTAAAGCGCGTATGGCGGAGGTGACGAAGGGGATGAATCTTCCCCCTGGCATGAATCTCCCCTTTTAA
- the recR gene encoding recombination mediator RecR, whose product MQSPLIKKLIEAFTCLPGVGNKSAQRMAYFLLERNREGGEQLAEALVAAMNGVKHCSRCRDFTEDDLCGICNSQARDNSLLCIVESPADVFAIESTASFKGKYFVLMGHLSPLDGIGPEDLGLDQLKRLVDEEKPVEIILATNSTVEGEATAHFISEMLKKNEVVLSRIASGVPLGGELEYIDGGTLMHSLSGRQPYRR is encoded by the coding sequence ATGCAATCACCGTTGATTAAAAAATTGATCGAAGCTTTTACCTGTTTGCCGGGAGTTGGTAACAAATCGGCACAACGCATGGCGTATTTTTTGTTAGAGCGTAACCGCGAGGGTGGTGAGCAGCTAGCTGAAGCTTTGGTTGCTGCAATGAATGGTGTGAAGCACTGTTCGCGTTGTCGTGATTTCACCGAAGATGATTTATGCGGCATTTGTAATTCTCAGGCGCGTGACAATAGTTTGCTCTGTATAGTGGAAAGCCCTGCTGATGTGTTTGCCATTGAGTCTACCGCAAGCTTTAAAGGGAAATATTTTGTTTTAATGGGGCACTTATCACCACTCGACGGTATTGGGCCTGAAGATTTAGGTCTCGATCAATTGAAGCGTCTGGTTGATGAGGAAAAGCCTGTGGAAATTATTTTGGCAACTAACTCAACAGTTGAAGGTGAGGCCACAGCACACTTCATCTCCGAAATGTTAAAAAAGAATGAGGTTGTTTTATCGCGTATAGCATCGGGTGTTCCTCTTGGTGGTGAGCTTGAGTACATCGATGGCGGAACCTTGATGCACTCGCTGTCAGGGCGTCAACCCTATCGCCGTTAG
- a CDS encoding O-methyltransferase, giving the protein MDFVKKEVEEYAKLYTSNEPELLKELAEFTETNMPMAQMLTGKIEGRLLKMLVALTGAKTVLEIGMFTGYSALSMAEALPEDGQLITCDIDEEVAKLAKDYFSRSPHGSKISIELAPALETLSNLNQTFDLAFLDADKENYVEYYQAIIPKLKSNGLLVIDNCLWSGKVLEPKAESDIAIHKVNQLIVTDSRVENVVLTVRDGINLVRKH; this is encoded by the coding sequence ATGGACTTTGTCAAAAAGGAAGTTGAAGAATACGCTAAACTCTACACCAGTAATGAACCTGAACTGTTAAAAGAACTGGCTGAGTTCACTGAAACCAATATGCCCATGGCGCAGATGCTTACTGGTAAAATAGAAGGGCGCTTGTTGAAGATGTTGGTAGCTTTAACGGGTGCGAAAACGGTCCTTGAAATTGGTATGTTCACCGGATACTCTGCTCTTTCTATGGCTGAAGCATTACCCGAGGATGGTCAGTTAATCACTTGCGACATTGATGAAGAAGTCGCTAAACTGGCTAAAGATTATTTCTCTCGGAGTCCTCATGGTTCAAAAATATCTATTGAGCTCGCCCCAGCTCTGGAAACTCTCTCCAATCTTAATCAAACCTTTGATCTGGCTTTCCTTGATGCCGATAAAGAAAACTATGTGGAATATTACCAAGCGATAATTCCAAAGTTAAAGTCTAATGGCTTGCTGGTGATTGATAACTGTCTTTGGTCTGGAAAGGTTTTGGAACCAAAAGCGGAATCGGATATCGCCATCCATAAGGTCAATCAATTAATTGTCACTGATTCTCGTGTTGAAAACGTCGTATTAACAGTCCGTGATGGAATTAACCTAGTTCGAAAGCATTGA
- a CDS encoding S41 family peptidase — translation MNIQNSKWSNRLKLVGFASLSFILISCSSDSDSDPSPPTDEQLSWTQGVFEDEDAFKDFCEVPRTDTDIDGDPWPDKPGSTLHENHWLRSWSNNTYLWYDEIQDQNPANFNDPLDYFAVLKTDALTSSGNPKDRFHYTYDTDVYEQLVSSGASAGYGAEWVLLQSAPPRDVRVAFTEPNSPATTANLTRGVKILEVDGVDMINGNDVDTLNAGLFPDSAGESHEFLIEEIGGATRTVIMTSAIVTTDPVQNEKIIATASGDVGYLTFNTFGIVDAEAELIDAFTNFENQGINDLVIDLRYNGGGFLAISSQLAYMVAGSSATSGRTYSQTVFNDKHPTINPVTGQTLAPTPFYNTSLGFSVSEGQALPQLNLSRIFVLSDGGTCSASEAFINGLRGIDVEVILIGDDTCGKPYGFYATDNCGITYFTIQFRGENDKAFGDYADGFVIAGSDNGQDVVRGCVVADDFNNSLGDEQEARLAAALDFRDTGACPASTAKSLHQAPYKPSDVYDENSLYNSQIWRDHMFLKQNLILTEPK, via the coding sequence ATGAACATACAAAATAGCAAATGGTCAAATCGACTCAAGCTTGTTGGCTTTGCTTCTCTTTCCTTTATTTTAATCAGTTGTAGTTCCGACTCTGATTCTGACCCTTCCCCGCCAACGGACGAGCAACTGTCCTGGACCCAAGGGGTATTCGAAGATGAAGATGCCTTTAAAGATTTTTGTGAAGTTCCTCGAACGGACACTGATATTGATGGCGATCCATGGCCTGATAAGCCTGGCTCAACTTTGCATGAAAACCACTGGCTTCGTTCATGGAGTAATAACACCTATCTGTGGTATGACGAAATTCAGGATCAAAATCCTGCAAACTTTAATGATCCGCTTGATTATTTTGCTGTACTGAAAACTGATGCTTTAACATCATCGGGCAACCCAAAAGATCGATTCCATTATACTTATGACACTGATGTTTATGAGCAGCTGGTGTCTTCTGGTGCTTCCGCCGGTTATGGAGCTGAATGGGTTTTGTTACAATCCGCACCTCCACGTGATGTTCGGGTCGCATTCACTGAGCCTAATTCTCCTGCGACAACCGCTAATTTAACGCGAGGCGTTAAGATTTTGGAGGTTGATGGCGTTGATATGATCAATGGGAATGATGTTGATACTTTAAATGCTGGCTTGTTCCCAGACAGTGCCGGTGAAAGTCACGAGTTTTTGATAGAAGAAATTGGAGGCGCTACGCGTACTGTAATAATGACTTCGGCCATTGTTACAACCGATCCGGTACAAAATGAAAAAATTATTGCGACAGCTAGTGGTGACGTGGGTTATTTAACCTTTAATACATTCGGTATTGTGGATGCAGAGGCTGAATTAATTGATGCTTTTACCAATTTCGAAAACCAAGGCATTAACGATCTGGTTATCGATCTTCGTTACAATGGCGGTGGCTTCCTCGCAATCTCCAGCCAGTTGGCTTATATGGTGGCCGGTAGTAGCGCAACTAGCGGTAGAACCTATAGTCAAACCGTCTTCAATGATAAGCATCCGACTATCAACCCAGTTACTGGGCAAACTCTTGCACCCACACCTTTTTACAATACTTCACTTGGATTTTCAGTGAGCGAAGGACAAGCCTTACCGCAACTGAATCTTTCGCGCATTTTTGTGCTATCCGATGGTGGCACTTGCTCAGCCAGTGAGGCATTTATCAATGGTCTTCGCGGTATTGATGTGGAGGTGATTTTAATCGGTGATGATACCTGTGGTAAGCCTTATGGTTTCTACGCGACAGATAACTGCGGTATTACTTACTTCACCATTCAGTTCCGTGGTGAGAATGATAAGGCGTTTGGTGACTATGCTGATGGCTTCGTGATTGCTGGCAGCGATAATGGGCAAGACGTAGTTCGTGGCTGTGTAGTTGCAGATGATTTTAATAATTCTTTAGGCGATGAACAAGAAGCCAGATTAGCGGCAGCTTTAGATTTCCGTGATACTGGTGCTTGTCCGGCTTCAACTGCAAAGTCATTACATCAGGCGCCTTACAAGCCGTCCGATGTGTATGATGAAAACTCGCTTTATAATTCGCAGATCTGGCGTGATCATATGTTCCTGAAACAGAACCTGATCCTGACAGAGCCTAAATAA
- the htpG gene encoding molecular chaperone HtpG produces the protein MSVAAEKQTHSFQTEVKQLLHLMVHSLYSNKEIFLRELISNAADAADKLRFKALDDDSLLADDPELRIRITTDKDTKTLTITDNGIGMTEEEVIAHLGTIAKSGTADFLSQLTGDKKKDSKLIGQFGVGFYSAFIVADKVTVTTRGAGLAADQAVIWESAGDGQFTIEPTTKDARGTDITLHLKEGEEEFLEDYRLRTIIGKYSDHISLPVEMHKVSQEDDKEQPEKPEFEVVNKATALWTRPKSEITDEEYQEFYKHVAHDFQDALSWSHNQVEGKQEYTSLLYIPAKAPFDMWNRDRVRGVKLYVQRVFIMDDAEQFLPIYLRFVRGLIDSNDLPLNVSREILQDSSVTQSLRSATVSRVLKMLEQLAKKDSEKYQQFWDEFGQVLKEGPGEDFANKEKIAKLFRFSSTHTDSKEQTVSLDDYIERMKPEQDKIYYIATDSFLAAKNSPHLEIFRKKGIEVLLMHDRIDEWTVSHLQEYQGKQFVSVTQGSLDLGNLEDADDKKAQEEASKEHEELVKRVKDVLGDKVGDVRITLRLTHTPTCIVAGEGDMPLQIVKMMQAAGQPVPDVKPVFELNPEHALIQLVEKEQDQDQFNEWVEVLFDQAQLAEAGQLEDPASFATKLNKLLLKLAN, from the coding sequence ATGTCGGTAGCGGCTGAAAAACAAACACACTCATTTCAAACTGAAGTAAAACAACTATTGCACCTGATGGTGCATTCTTTGTATTCCAACAAAGAAATCTTCTTGCGTGAGCTGATTTCGAACGCAGCTGATGCCGCGGACAAGTTGCGTTTTAAAGCGCTGGATGATGATAGCTTGCTTGCAGATGATCCAGAGCTGCGCATTCGTATCACCACGGATAAAGATACCAAGACCCTGACCATTACTGATAATGGTATCGGCATGACAGAAGAAGAGGTGATTGCTCATCTTGGTACTATCGCCAAATCTGGCACCGCCGACTTCCTAAGCCAGCTCACTGGAGATAAGAAAAAAGACTCTAAACTGATTGGCCAGTTTGGTGTGGGTTTCTACTCAGCCTTTATCGTTGCCGATAAAGTAACCGTTACCACCCGCGGGGCAGGGCTGGCAGCAGACCAGGCAGTGATCTGGGAGTCAGCTGGCGATGGTCAATTCACCATCGAGCCAACCACAAAAGACGCTCGCGGCACGGATATTACTTTGCACCTTAAAGAAGGCGAGGAAGAGTTCCTCGAGGATTATCGTCTGCGTACCATTATTGGTAAATACTCTGACCATATTTCTTTGCCTGTAGAAATGCATAAAGTCTCTCAGGAAGATGATAAAGAGCAGCCTGAAAAGCCTGAGTTTGAAGTGGTCAACAAGGCCACTGCCTTATGGACTCGCCCCAAGTCTGAAATCACAGACGAAGAATATCAGGAGTTTTATAAGCACGTTGCCCATGACTTCCAGGACGCACTAAGCTGGAGCCATAATCAGGTCGAAGGCAAACAGGAATACACCAGCTTGTTGTACATTCCTGCCAAAGCCCCATTCGATATGTGGAACCGTGATCGCGTGCGCGGAGTAAAACTGTATGTGCAGCGCGTATTTATCATGGATGACGCTGAACAATTCCTGCCAATTTATTTGCGTTTCGTACGTGGCCTAATCGACTCTAACGATTTGCCCCTCAACGTATCACGCGAAATTCTACAGGACAGCTCAGTCACTCAGTCATTGCGCTCAGCGACCGTTAGCCGTGTCTTAAAAATGCTTGAGCAGTTGGCCAAGAAAGACAGCGAAAAGTATCAACAATTCTGGGACGAATTTGGGCAGGTGCTCAAAGAAGGCCCGGGCGAAGACTTTGCCAACAAAGAGAAAATTGCCAAACTATTCCGCTTTAGCTCAACCCATACCGATTCTAAAGAACAAACCGTCTCTTTGGATGACTACATCGAGCGCATGAAGCCAGAGCAAGACAAGATCTACTACATTGCAACCGACAGCTTCCTCGCCGCCAAGAACAGCCCGCACCTTGAAATCTTCCGTAAGAAAGGCATTGAAGTGCTATTGATGCATGACCGTATCGACGAATGGACAGTGTCACACTTACAGGAATACCAAGGTAAGCAATTTGTGTCAGTCACTCAAGGCTCGCTTGATTTAGGCAATTTAGAAGATGCTGACGATAAAAAAGCACAGGAAGAAGCTTCCAAGGAACATGAAGAGTTAGTTAAACGAGTAAAAGACGTGCTCGGCGATAAAGTCGGCGATGTTCGCATTACCTTGCGCCTCACCCACACACCAACCTGCATCGTAGCAGGCGAAGGCGACATGCCATTGCAAATCGTCAAGATGATGCAAGCCGCCGGGCAACCCGTGCCAGACGTTAAGCCAGTGTTCGAACTCAACCCCGAACACGCCTTGATTCAGTTGGTTGAAAAAGAACAGGATCAAGACCAGTTCAACGAATGGGTAGAAGTACTCTTCGACCAGGCACAGCTCGCCGAAGCAGGGCAACTGGAAGATCCCGCTAGCTTCGCAACGAAACTTAATAAGCTATTATTGAAGTTAGCCAATTAA